Proteins encoded by one window of Lathyrus oleraceus cultivar Zhongwan6 chromosome 1, CAAS_Psat_ZW6_1.0, whole genome shotgun sequence:
- the LOC127127275 gene encoding trihelix transcription factor GT-2, protein MLGDSAVLGTGGGGGSSGDAAGASASGGAYHDGGDTVGGGGGSISGDDERGGGSRNEEGGDRNFGGNRWPRQETIALLKIRSEMDVTFRDASVKGPLWDEVSRKMADLGYHRNSKKCKEKFENVYKYHKRTKEGRGGKSEGKTYRFFDQLQALENNPSIQSPRTQTQLNISTLPPTTPSSSSSLPISTTSTTLTTTNPLLLPPSLLNSTSPITIHTPSITTTAAATTVPLTTTITPPIPMSLPQVQNTVSQSNPTYFPPIPSTTTATNPTNTNNPLPQITITPPPSSFPNTSTDFFSNSSSSSTSSEETMTMEGGGNRRKRKRKWKDFFERLMKEVVEKQEELHKRFLEAIEKRELERGAREEAWRLQEMQRINREREILAQERSIAAAKDAAVMAFLQKIADQQQEQQQNIVVPVALNTNIVPQQQQALQEPTSTPTPVPASTPTPAPTPVPAPALTSAPAPMQTPTPMPLPMPIQPQQQVQTPTSAVQVQQTAPVISQALPLAQPQQAQVQVQQQATNMDIVKSDNNGESLMQASSSRWPKTEVEALIRLRTTLDMKYQENGPKGPLWEEISGLMKNLGYNRNAKRCKEKWENINKYFKKVKESNKKRPEDSKTCPYFHQLDALYREKNKGEGSSASRPEGTMMAPLMVRPEQQWPPQPQPPPVTRADVTMEDAENDRPRRDDEEYYDDDEGDEEDEDEGSDNYEVVANKPPPPQ, encoded by the exons ATGCTAGGGGACTCAGCTGTGTTAGGAAcaggaggaggaggaggaagcTCAGGAGATGCAGCAGGAGCATCAGCCTCAGGCGGAGCTTATCATGACGGCGGCGACACGGTGGGTGGTGGCGGTGGATCAATTTCAGGAGATGATGAAAGAGGAGGTGGTAGTAGAAATGAAGAGGGTGGTGATAGAAATTTTGGTGGTAATAGATGGCCAAGACAAGAAACTATTGCTTTGTTGAAGATAAGGTCTGAAATGGATGTCACTTTTAGAGATGCAAGTGTTAAAGGTCCCTTATGGGATGAAGTTTCAAG GAAAATGGCAGATCTTGGTTATCACAGAAACTCAAAAAAATGCAAAGAAAAATTTGAGAATGTTTACAAGTATCACAAGAGAACCAAAGAAGGAAGAGGTGGAAAATCAGAAGGTAAAACTTATAGATTTTTTGATCAATTACAAGCCCTTGAAAATAACCCTTCAATTCAATCACCAAGAACACAAACACAATTGAATATTTCTACATTACCTCCAACAACaccttcatcatcatcatcattaccaATTTCAACTACATCAACTACACTTACAACCACAAATCCATTGCTATTGCCACCCTCATTGTTAAACTCTACATCTCCCATTACTATTCACACCCCTTCCATCACCACCACCGCGGCGGCCACCACTGTTCCATTGACAACTACAATTACACCACCAATTCCAATGTCTTTACCTCAAGTTCAAAACACTGTCTCACAATCCAACCCTACATATTTTCCACCCATACCATCCACAACAACAGCAACAAATCCTACAAATACTAATAACCCTCTTCCTCAAATTACCATTACACCCCCACCATCTTCATTTCCGAACACTTCAACTGATTTCTTCTCGAATTCGAGTTCATCTTCAACTTCTTCGGAGGAAACAATGACGATGGAAGGTGGGGGAAACCGGCGGAAACGGAAGAGGAAATGGAAGGATTTCTTTGAGAGACTAATGAAGGAAGTTGTTGAGAAACAAGAGGAGCTGCATAAGAGATTCTTGGAAGCTATTGAGAAAAGAGAATTAGAGAGAGGTGCTAGAGAAGAAGCTTGGAGGTTGCAAGAGATGCAAAGGATTAATAGAGAAAGAGAAATTCTTGCTCAAGAGAGATCTATTGCTGCTGCTAAAGATGCTGCTGTTATGGCTTTTTTACAAAAGATTGCTGatcaacaacaagaacaacaacaaaataTTGTTGTTCCTGTTGCATTGAATACCAATATTGTTCCTCAACAACAACAAGCGCTACAAGAACCGACATCAACACCAACACCAGTGCCAGCGTCAACACCAACACCAGCACCAACGCCAGTGCCAGCGCCAGCGCTAACATCAGCTCCAGCACCAATGCAAACACCAACACCAATGCCGTTGCCGATGCCAATACAACCACAGCAACAAGTTCAAACTCCGACTTCGGCAGTGCAAGTGCAACAAACAGCACCGGTTATTTCTCAGGCTTTACCGTTGGCGCAACCACAACAGGCTCAGGTTCAAGTTCAGCAGCAAGCGACGAACATGGACATTGTGAAAAGTGATAACAATGGTGAGAGTTTGATGCAAGCAAGTTCATCAAGGTGGCCGAAGACCGAGGTTGAGGCATTGATAAGGCTGAGAACAACTCTTGATATGAAGTACCAAGAAAATGGACCTAAAGGGCCATTATGGGAGGAAATTTCAGGGTTGATGAAGAATCTGGGGTACAATAGGAATGCAAAGAGGTGCAAAGAGAAATGGGAGAATATCAACAAATATTTCAAGAAAGTGAAGGAAAGCAACAAGAAGAGGCCGGAAGATTCGAAGACTTGTCCGTATTTTCACCAACTCGATGCTCTATATCGGGAGAAGAACAAGGGCGAGGGCTCCAGCGCGTCAAGGCCCGAGGGAACCATGATGGCGCCATTGATGGTGCGGCCAGAGCAGCAATGGCCTCCACAGCCACAGCCGCCACCAGTAACTAGGGCGGATGTGACCATGGAGGATGCTGAAAATGACCGGCCACGCCGTGATGATGAAGAGTATTACGACGATGACGAAGGTGATGAAGAAGACGAAGACGAAGGAAGTGACAACTATGAAGTGGTTGCAAACAAACCACCACCACCTCAATAA